In Anoplopoma fimbria isolate UVic2021 breed Golden Eagle Sablefish chromosome 15, Afim_UVic_2022, whole genome shotgun sequence, the genomic window CTTGGAAACACCAAAAGGAAATCATTTTtgctatttatatatatggaCATATACTGAGAGAAGCCCTGTCAGCTAACTCATAGACATGAAGCAGTATTTAACATTGGCAGCAGAGCACGTCTGTGGGCATTTAGCTTTTTGTGCCAAACCATACGCTTCGTGGTAAGCACTGCAAAGCAGAAATGTAGCGTGACTTAAAAACTGCACAAAAGATATCAAATATTATTTACCCAAGGCTCGACTTCATGCACTTTAATAATAAGCAACACAAAGAAagtcagtttctttttttttcgttttctaGTTGTGAACTTGTCTACCTAGAAACAGGATTAtggatgtgtgactgtgtgttagtgtttagACTGCTATAGACAGGGTGACGGTTTCTCCAGTGGATGCTTATAGAGAACACCAAGATGACAAAGCACTATGCCCCACAGATGACGACCAGGCTCTTCAAACGGTGACCGAGCTGCCTGACTGAGCTGGACTGGACTGTCCGCTTCATCGTGAGACAGACACATCTACTCCTCCTTCCTCTTGGCTCCAGGGATCTTCGCTTGGATCCTGTACAGAGAAAACAGCGTTTCATACCACGTGTGCAACAAGGTATTTATTCTAGATCAAGTTGTGTTTATTCTACTTCATTTTAAACccaatgtttttgttctctctctttttatggCAGTCCAAAGAACTGACCGTCAGGTTTTACTAAAATTGGTAAATAGATAGTGGTCAGTCCAAAAAACTGCATGCAGACATTTGGCATCCGTTAACCCCTCTAGGAATCCATAGACCTCACTGTTTGAATTTCTGGGTTAACACAGAGCTAATGTTTAAAGGCAGGTCAGTTAAACAGCTGATCCACTATTAACCCTGTGAAACATAATTACCATctgtagccttttttttttttttttttttttatcttaaacagATCTGAAAGTCCAAAtagttaattaaaaacatgaatgaaagttGCAAACAATTGCTCTTTTCAGCACTGCCCTGCTTACACACAAGTACATGGAAGCTGCCCAGAAGCACTGCAGTCTTATCTGCAGGCCACTGAGCAGAGGAGTTAGGGTTAAGTGCCTTGCACAAGGGCACATTAGTGGTCTAATCAAGGTAAATCGAGTGCTCCTCATGTTAATGTCTGCCCCAGACTCCTTACTGTATCTGTGAACTGGTTGCACTGCTTGATTTCCTCGTGTGTGACTTGGTGCACAGGTCTGTGCTTGAAGCTGCATTTGTTTATATAACGCAAGTGAACTTTGAACAAAAGGTCTGACTGGCAAACACTCACTTCCCCACCACAGAGTTGACTTGGGTCCGTATTAGTCCCACATACTGATCAATCTGGgcctgaaaaacaaaaggaaagcaaCGGGCGTAAATACAGGACAAGATTTTGTAAACTTTACCGATCATGATGCTCAAATTCCTACCTGATGCTTCTCGTAGACCACAGGCATGCTGAACATGGAGACCACAGCTGTGGAGGCAGGGAGAGGGTAATGGTTAATTCTGACACTTGTGTCAACAAGGTTTCCAACAGCCAACACTAATCTAAGGTGAACTGGAAAAGTAAACAGATAATGTACACCTTGGACAGTGAAGTAAGCTTGTCCAATAAATTAATATGGTTCTGGCATAGTCTTCAGGACATGCTGTACTTCTCATTATTACAATATAACTTTGTTAAATGTACTCTGTTCATCAAGCCTCTTAAGATTGTTGAACTTCTGACACAGAAAAGgcaaagagtgtgtgtgagtcaacAACGGTGCTTTGGAAGTTTGTTCATTGAGACACATAGTGAGTCGCGGTGACCTCACCTAGGATGAGCAGTGTCAGGCCGTTGAAGAGGGCGCCCACGTAGGTCAGCAGCCACATCAAAACAgcaaactgaaacacacagagacatgacaCGTTTTAATCATCGTAACCTGCATGTGTGACGGTATATACGTGTGCTACCCGATTGTTCTAGTCTCCGTGTTCTTAGTTTTATGACATGAGTCACAAAGCCCCTCTGCAGAGCTGATCTTACACTGTACCTGAAGGTGGTGCAGTTTGAAGTTACTCACAGATAATGTCTAGTGATGCTAAAAGGCAAACAAGCGAGTTTGAGGCAAACCTTCAAGGAGTCGATCAGGTCTTGTACGAGGAACAGCCTGCGGAGCTCCTTCATACAGGTGTTGGTGTACAGCAGGATTTTGTCGGCATATTTACTAATCTGGTCCTGGGATAGAGCGATTTCAATCTCCAAGTAGGCTCTggtgacaaaaacagaaacatagaCCTTTCAGTAAGTAAAAGCTGAAGACCTTTTCATGGAATCCATTATTGAACAATGCTTAATTTAACTTACTTGAAAGGGTGTCCCTCATCTGTCTTCTGCACGGCCTGCAGCACAGACTTGTAGATCCTAAAGCTGATGGTGGCAGAGAGGGCTGCCAGGGCTAGGTAGGCGCCGACACTGACCACGCTGAACTGGGTCAGCGAGAAGAGAAGCAGAAGCACGCTGCTGAACACAGCCCCAGACTGCTTCACATTCCTCCAGTAGAGCAGGTCAATCGCTGGAAGGGAAGAACATAACAAGGACAAACGGGGTTAGGACCCACAACCAGATCGACCCGACCTCTCACTCTGTGACAAGTAACCACACACATCCATGGACGTATCCGTTTCAAAGTGGAAAAGGCTTGCTGTGCGTTACACACCACACATTTGGGTCAAATATCTGGAAGCTGCTCACAACCCAACGTCCTCAGAGATCCTTGGCTGTCACGTGATACTTCCTAACCTAGCTTTTCATTAGGTTAGAGTGAGCTGTGGAGCTGGGAAGGTGTCTCAGTGATGATTTGCCAGTTCAGTTTCTTTACTCCTATATATAGCACGACCTTTGGAGGAAGATAATACCTGACTCTCACTTGTCCAGCAAGTGTCTCAGTCTGTGTTGCGACACTCCGGACCTGTGAGACTTCATATTTATCTGACGTGTACTTCTGGTTTGGGGCATCTGGTCTGGTCTCATACGTTGACAAACATACATGCAACAGGGAGAAGGAACTGTCTTACACCCAATGTACACCTGCACCGGCTGCTTACAGAACAGAATTAATGATTGACCTGCAGTATAGCTCAGCGAAGCCAGGAGCAGAAATAGAAGCACTATCAGCAGTTCACAGATAACGGTTCAATGTGACCTGGTCGGACGAGCCGCTTTGTGGTCAGTGATGAAGGACAACAATGCTTCAATGCAGTCTCATTAATGCAGTGAAACGCCATGATTCCTCCGAACTGTGTCACTCATACTTGTTGAAATATACAACATGCCTGCAGGCGTTTGTGCATTTTGCTGCAccattttccttttattctAACATGTTCTTTACTCTCTTCTTTGGGCGTTGGGGCCTGTAATTCAAAGCCACTAGCAAAGATGAGAGGGAGAAGTGATAACCGAGGATTAGCCCAGTGTACCATTACAGCCGACATGGTCCTCCTCTGGCAGTCGTCTGTGTCGGATGGAAACACAGGCCTGTTTCCATGAGAACTGTCGGCTGCCTGTTTCACCTCTGCTGAACCAGCTTCCTCAACCACTGCACGTCTAACAGTACAACCAGGTTTTGCCATTCCTTTGTTGTCACAGAGACCTGGTTATCCTTCACGTCACGTGGGGAGACAGGCCAAACCGGTATGTTAATGTCAACTTTTGTGCCTGTGGAGAAGAGAGAATCGTGGCTGAGGTATCTTGGGTGTCTTACTCTTCCTCTTTGAGCTGTCCGCCTGCCTGCTCTAATTTTAGCTGTGGAGCTGTGAGCAGCATAGTGATGACGGCCATCTTTACTCTCCACTGAAAAGGCATCTGTGGATGCCAAAAAGGCAGGCTAAACCTGGGTGACTTAGTGAATCTCTGCTACCCACAGACTAACCTTCGCTTACTGTAGGATGACATGTACATTCTGTCTTTTCTTATCAGAAACCAATAGTGGCTTACAGTGCCTGTCTGCCCCCCGcaccccctcccacccccactATCAAATCAAAGACACTACTCATTCAGAAACAGTGAGAACAGGATCCATGTGCCTTAGCTGCTGCACATGCACCACTCCCAACGGAAGCTATTGTTGCTGCCAACATTGACAAACTGTCTATGTGGCTACTGATTTCCCTGGGGATgctcacatacaaacacactgtcaggcacaggtaacacacacacagtagctttaaacccacacagacacatcaaCAAAAGACTGCAGCTCTGCTAGAGACAGGTGTTGGCCGTGCCTTGTGATGTGCTGCACAGACTGCAGGCGGACTGAAAAAGCTTTAGCTATCGCAGTAGAAGCGTGTACTGACCTGCGGATCCCATGGCTGAACAGGGAAAGAGGCAGCTGCTTTATCCACGGACAAAAGGAGAGCACTGGAGGGGGAGTCCCCCCCCTGCACAGGAGGGGAGGGGCCACAGCCACACCAGCAAATCAGCATCCGTCTGTGCAGTGGGGAGGCTGAggcagggaggggaggaggaggggtgtcTGTGGGGTGCGGTTGCCAAAGAATCACATAGCaatccagcacacacacacacacacacacacacacacacacacacacactaaaacactcttacagacacacaccctctctctgtGAGCTCTTTTATGCTCAGGCTTTTAAACGCAGCCCCGCTGACACGTGACAAAGACTGCCAAGCAGTGACTAAAATAAAAGAACCAAAATGGAAAGTGAAACCAGAGTCCTTTTAATGTGCATTATGTGACTTAATTAGCTAAAGAAAAGACAACTAGCGTAAGATTGCATGCTGATAAACCGCACAGACTGTAGTCATAATCACCTCCTCCATTAAAATGATTCAGTGGGAAGGATCTACTGAGCACCTGCCTGATGCAGTTACCATAGTTACCATGCTCCATTTTCTCTCCACCACTCACTGAGAGACCGAgtaaggaaggaagggaggggcCGAAAttgggagggaggggtgagagCCTTGTTGGGAACAGAGAGAGTCTCATGCTCTGAATCTGGGGAACCAGCAGCACATAATGTGTCTCTACACCCAGACACATGAAGACAGCCTCTCCCTTTATTGTGGAGCACAAAAGGACAATGGCAGGTTTCACACAGAGCCTTGACATGTGTcaagaaaatgagagagatggTGTGTATATCGATTAACTGATTCTAATCTGACTGAAACTGGTACAAATGTGACTTTGTAATGTGACTGatagaaagaataaaaatgctCATTTATATGGTGCAGCTAGTTTACACTAGGTGACAGATTAGGTGacatttcaatttctttttttttttttttacatttgattaaaaatgtatattcagaTTAAGGCATGTACCAAACAGACAATCCAGTTAGTTTGACAGTAGCAAAAACTGAACTGCATGGTTGTGTTTAGTTGCTAGCAGTGAGTCAGTTCTGTGCATGTGCAATGAGAATGACTAAACATAAAAATGCCTATAGCTTTGAGGTGCACATTCACTcttattcagaaaataaatctgctcaGTTTTATCCTTTGCTGTGCTAACTATATCATCTTAATGTGATGCGTTCCTTCTGTTCTGGACAGATAGGACATCATGTTACACAGTctttgacattaaaatgtaacaaacaggaTGTTGAACCAGAGTGCAGAGGAAGTACAAATGATGAGTTCTGTTTGTTGATACAATTCTTGCCTCTGACATTAAACACAGACCGAGCAAAAACCAAATCAAACGATTAACACCAGTGACTATAGTTTGATTCCCCATCCCCCTTTTCTGTAGTGAAGCTAGTTTAGCCTGACCTCATTCAATCACTGAAGACATCCGTATGGCCTCAAACTAGCCATCAGCCACAGTGAGCACACTTGCAAAGGGACTTCTGCTGCAAACAGATGTAGAACTTGAGTCGCAGATTTGGAACTTGAACTTGGAGATGATGACTTTATATTTGGATGTGACATGATGATCATGAATGTCAAATTTATTATCAGAGGGATagtcctgttgtttttttattatataagaAGTATAGTTATGGCTTTTATTGTGTCTAGAGTCACGAGCTCTAGCACATGATCTAATGAATATTGCACATCTTGTCCAACAGAAATGAACAAATGGGGCCAAGTAACCAAAACATGTGCAACCAAAACAGCACTAAACTGTTTCAAGCATCCCAACCACCTTTAGGGTATTTCTAAAATTGTATTATTCTCTCAGACCTCTCTATATCATACCACTTATTTGAATAGATTTATGCATGCATCAATATCTCTAGCAGTGAATAAGTCACCAAGTTATGTCAGGAAATCTGACCTATTCCTTTCTTTCTGAATCCCAAAGTTTAATTGTCAAAGACAAACTTCTGCCACATAAAAATCTAATACTGATTTGAAACAACCAGAACATTAAATTAGAGTCTTCCTAAATGCTCAAAGCTGTAGACACCACCAAATGCACAACATACCACAGCAGAGAGCATCTAAGTGCTGACATATGTTCATGTAATGAGAAACTAATGCATACAATATGGTAAAACTGGCTCTGTGGTTgctgtaaaaaacacattatgccATATATTTAAGATAAAACATATACTTGTTTGATAAAGGTAAACACTCAATGAAATACACAAATCAAGCATTCACAGTAGCGAGTATATGTTTTAAGCATGCATTAGAAAACCTGACTGTTGTCATCTTAAGTCCTGTTTGACTAAAAAGTGCATGACTCAAAGTCTGCATCATTGTTTGATCATACTTGAGTATCTTGCTAGCAGTGAGTCAGTTCTGTGCATGTGCAATGAGAATGACTAAACATAAAAATGCCTATAGCTTTGAGGTGCACATTCACTcttattcagaaaataaatctgctcaGTTTTATCCTTTGCTGTGCTAACTATATCAGCTTAATGTGATGCGTTCCTTCTGTTCTGGACAAATAGGCCATCATGTTACACAGTCTTTGACAAATTAAGGGGACAGTGACTCTgtagaaaaatgacaaatgaagcTTTTCATCAAGGTTACTTTTACAAAGTAGCACATCCACAATCAGAGACTGTCGTGGTCTCTGTTGGGATACTTAAAGCAGACCAGTGAATATAAACTGCTATTTTGGGCTAAACCTAAAATGATGGCAGATAATCAAGCCCAACCAGCGTGGAGGAAGGGACGCCATTTTCTCTCTTGGCCCCTTCTACATAGCCCTCCATGCTATGGAAACAGACAGACGGAGGATGCTCTGCTCCGGCCCAGTCTCTGCAAGGTGCCATGGCAGCCGAGGATATGGGGCTGATGTAATCGGGATGGGTGTGGCCTGGTTACCATGGAGACAGTCTGTCAATGCTGTCCCTCCCGATGCTCTGACTGCCTCGttacacaaaaacagagcaTACGCCATATAAAACCAGCTCCCCTGCACGGTAGCAAAGTGGGTAGGATGATGACAATGACACGCCTTAGTCCACAACACAACGCTGGCATCCATATTAGCATGCACCCAAAACAGATGGCTTCTAGCACAATGGTGTGTATAGACTTATTAATCAAAACACCCACAAGCATCTCCCGCCCCCTCTactcttttatcttttttttttaataggacacacacatgcagcaaaaTGGATCTGTAAGGGCGTGTCCGTGGGAAAGTGGCTGCAGGAAAACACTACCGTTGGATTCCCCAACACTTGACAAATACAGTTGGATGACAGATGTACACATGcaaagcacacgcacacacattcataaatacaCTCCAACAATGTCATGAGGATTTGACCTACATGCAGAGATAACAGTCCCTCTCTCACAGCcaccaaacacagacagactgatGAGTAGATCACAGTAAACACATCAGTACCCTGGCCCTTCCAGCCGCTCCAGGAGCTTTCCTTCTTGGTAACGTCTGCAGTGGCCTGCATGCTGGTGATCAGTTATGTCcctgttctttttctctgtgttgtctccgtttttcttctttgtctccctctTCAGTAGCACCGACTCACTCACTCATCCAAGAAAGGCATGAATGGCCAAAAAAAAGGATGCAGGAGATAGGCTTagatgacagagagggaggaaaggagggagggaggaaaggttTCCAAGTCTGCCGGCTCACGGAGCTCACAGACTGATGCTGGCGAGCGGCGACGGCTAAAAAAGAAGGAGCGGGGGAAAGTgcgtagttgtgtgtgtgtgatgggggagggggagggggttcAGATTGTAAACACCACACCACAGTCGCTGCTGCAGCAAACCATCCATGCAATGATTAAGAGCCTAAGAGGGTGAGAGGGTGTGTGGCGATCGTTGGAgattagtctttttttcttgaaagGAAAGGAACACTagctttcacaataaaagccctaacAGGGCATCAGCACACACTGGTGATAGTGGGTAGCAGTGGGAGGGTTATCCCACATACACTTGTCTTGTACTTCCTTTTAGATCCTCCAATATTCATTGGTGCAGTTTATAATGTAGGCTATAAATATGGTTTGTAACAGTAGTCATGATGTCATCTTGCACAGAAGTGCAATAGCAGTGTTTTCTGAAGGTTGAAAA contains:
- the rtn1a gene encoding reticulon-1a isoform X2, whose protein sequence is MGSAAIDLLYWRNVKQSGAVFSSVLLLLFSLTQFSVVSVGAYLALAALSATISFRIYKSVLQAVQKTDEGHPFKAYLEIEIALSQDQISKYADKILLYTNTCMKELRRLFLVQDLIDSLKFAVLMWLLTYVGALFNGLTLLILAVVSMFSMPVVYEKHQAQIDQYVGLIRTQVNSVVGKIQAKIPGAKRKEE